A window from Sphingopyxis alaskensis RB2256 encodes these proteins:
- the purM gene encoding phosphoribosylformylglycinamidine cyclo-ligase, whose protein sequence is MDSKHNSPASYTYAQAGVSIETGNALVRAIAPLARATRRPGADADLGGFGGFFDLRAAGFADPLLVAANDGVGTKLKLAIESGRHDGVGIDLVAMCANDLIVQGAEPLFFLDYYATGKLDNDVATAVVASIAEGCKQAGCALIGGETAEMPGMYSDGDYDLAGFCVGAVERDRVLTSDKVAAGDVILGLASSGVHSNGFSLVRRLAADKGWKLDRPALFDQTVLLIDALMAPTRIYVKSLLPLVKTGKIHALAHITGGGLLENIPRVLPKTLHAHVDADSWEQPRLMAFLQAQGNIEPEEMARTFNCGIGMAVVVAEADVADVTAALEAVGETVFRIGHIAEGERGCTVTGSAETWSARADWSARHNA, encoded by the coding sequence ATGGATTCCAAGCACAACTCACCCGCCTCCTACACTTATGCGCAGGCCGGGGTGTCGATCGAAACCGGCAACGCGCTGGTCCGGGCCATCGCCCCGCTCGCCCGCGCGACGCGGCGGCCCGGCGCCGACGCCGACCTTGGCGGCTTTGGCGGTTTCTTTGACCTCAGGGCGGCGGGCTTCGCCGATCCGCTGCTCGTCGCCGCGAACGACGGTGTGGGAACCAAGCTCAAGCTCGCGATCGAATCGGGCCGCCACGACGGGGTGGGTATCGACCTGGTCGCGATGTGCGCCAACGACCTGATCGTGCAGGGCGCCGAGCCGCTGTTTTTCCTCGATTATTATGCGACGGGCAAACTCGACAACGACGTCGCGACCGCCGTGGTCGCAAGCATCGCCGAAGGGTGCAAGCAGGCGGGTTGCGCGCTGATCGGCGGCGAGACGGCCGAAATGCCGGGCATGTATTCGGACGGCGATTATGACCTTGCGGGCTTTTGCGTCGGCGCGGTCGAGCGCGATCGGGTGCTGACCAGCGACAAGGTTGCCGCGGGCGACGTGATTCTGGGCCTCGCCTCATCGGGGGTGCATTCGAACGGCTTTTCGCTCGTGCGGCGGCTGGCGGCGGACAAGGGCTGGAAGCTCGACCGTCCCGCGCTGTTCGACCAGACCGTCCTGCTGATCGACGCGCTGATGGCGCCGACGCGCATCTATGTGAAAAGCCTGCTGCCGCTGGTGAAGACGGGCAAGATCCACGCGCTCGCGCACATCACCGGCGGCGGGCTGCTCGAAAACATCCCGCGCGTGCTGCCGAAGACGCTGCACGCCCATGTTGACGCCGATAGCTGGGAGCAGCCGCGGCTGATGGCGTTTTTGCAGGCGCAGGGCAATATCGAGCCCGAAGAAATGGCGCGCACCTTCAACTGCGGGATCGGCATGGCGGTCGTCGTGGCGGAAGCCGATGTCGCAGACGTGACTGCGGCGCTCGAAGCAGTGGGCGAAACGGTGTTTCGGATCGGGCATATCGCCGAAGGTGAAAGGGGCTGCACGGTGACGGGCAGCGCCGAAACGTGGAGCGCGCGCGCCGACTGGAGCGCGAGGCATAATGCGTAG